The genomic window AAATTGTTTGCGGAGGCGAAAATAGATTTAAATATCGCCTCCCAACCATTTCTAACGGTCAGAACTTAGTGCTTAAAAGAGCTATGGTACCCGCAGGATCTCAGTTGGTCAATTGGTGCGCCAACTGCATCGATCAAGGATTATCAAACCCAATACAGCCCAAAAATGTGATCTTAAAATTGCTCAATGCCTCTGGTGTAGTTTGCATGCAATGGACTTTTAACAACGCTTATCCAGTAAAATATTCTGTTTCTGACTTAAACTCTCAGGAAAGCAACATTGCGATAGAATCTATTGAACTGGCTTACACCTATTTTGACATTTCTAAGGACACCAAATTTAATAAACTTTTTACGTAGACCCTTATGCCAATCGAAATAAGAGAACTCATTATCAAAACGGAAATTGTAACAACAAATGCGAAAAATTCGGCTCTGACCAAAGAAAGAGAACTTTCCATTTTGAGAAAACAGCTTCTGGAAGAATGTAAAAGATTAATTGCAGAGAAAAATCAGGAGAATAGCTATAAACGTTAAAAAATACCCCAATGGCAAGTTTAGAATTAATGAAAATTACGGGATATACAGACGAAGAATTTCAAAACAAATTCTCTGGAAGTCCGTATGCTTTCATGATTAATCCTGACAATATCAAAATACAGAAAAGCATCGAATACAACGAGCAGCAAGCACCTGCAACAAGTTCGGCTTCGCAAAAGTACAAAAGCACGCCAAGCGACAAACTGAGCTTTGAAATGGTGATAGACTGTACCGGAATTGTAGATGCCAAACGTACTGATATGGCCAAAGAAATAACAGCATTAGAAACGATTATTTACACCTATAACGGTAAAATACACCGTCCTAATTTTGTAAAAGTACAATGGGGACAGAACATCACATTCAACGGAGTACTAGATTCTATTGATATTTCTTATACGCTGTTTAAACCAGATGGAAGTCCGTTGAGAGCGAAGATATCATTGTCTTTCAGCCGTTACATTTCTCCAAAAACAGTAACAAGAACAGATGCTCCAGAATCTCCGGATCTTACCCACATTGTAAGCGTTTCTGAAGGAATGTCTTTACCGCAGCTATGTCAAAAAGTATGGAACGATGATTCGTATTACATACAGGTTGCGGACTATAATAAACTTAACAAATTCAGAAACCTAAATGGTATCGACAAATTGATTTTTCCACCTATAAACCCTTCTAATTAATGAGTGCTTCAACAGAAATAAAAAGTGGCGGAATCGCAACATTTGTCGTAAAAGTCGACGGCTCACCTATAGCCGACGAACTAAGCGTGCTTTCTGTTCATATAGAAAAAAAAGTAAACCGAATTGCCTCTGCAAAAATTACCATTCTAGACGGAGAACCCAACACAGGTCAATTTGACGCCAGTTCTTCTTCTACTTTTGTTCCAGGCGCAGCAGTTAGCATTGAAGCAGGATATGACAGTAATAATACCGTTATTTTCTCAGGTATAATTATGAGCCAGACCATTCGCATTGATAATCTTGTAGGATCGGCTCTAGAAGTAGAATGCCGAGACAATGCTATAAAAATGATTGTAGGCCGAAAAAGCCTTACTTACTCCAAACAAAAAGACAGTGATATTATGTCGTCCCTTATAGGAAACTATTCGGGATTAAGCGCAGATGTTACGGCTACAAGCACAACTTGGCCAGAGCAAGTGCAATATTATGTTACAGATTGGGACTATCTTTTGGCTCTTGCTGAGGCAAATGGACTAATAGTAACGACTTTAAATGGGAAAATTTCTGTATTTCCTCCTGATAAAACTACCTCATCGGTGCTTACCGTAACATATGGTGATACCCTGCTTGAATTTAATGCTAAATTAAGCGCTGTTACGCAATTAGGAAACGCTGCCGCAAATAGTTGGGATTTTAAAACCCAAGCTGTAGTAACGGGCAATGCTGCACCGAATGTTTCTGGAGCTGGAAATTTAACCACAAAAAAACTTTCTGAAGTTATTGGACTTTCTACGTATCAATTGCAGACTTCAGCTCCTCTAGAAACTGCTGACTTAACCAATTGGTCCAAAGCGCAGATTATTAAAAGTGAATATTCTAAAATAATGGGTGAAGCCTCATTTCAAGGCACAAATTTAATCGACCCAGGAAAATATATGACCTTCGCCGGTGTTGGAGATCGCTTTAATGGCGATTACTTAATTGCAGGAGTTGTACATGATTTGTCACAAGGAAACTGGGTTTCTGAAGTTTCACTGGGGCTTTCTCCACTATGGTTTACCGAAGAACCAGATGTTATGGCTCCACCCGCTTCTGGTTTAGTTCCTGGAGCAAAAGGTCTCTTTAATGCAACTGTAAAACAGATGTACGAAGATCCCGATTCTCAATATAGAGTTTTAGTCGATGTTCCTCTATTGGATCCTAAAGGCGAAGGAATTTGGGCAAGGCTTACCAATTTTTATTCGACAAGCGGAGCAGGAGCTTTCTTTATGCCTGAAGTTGGAGACGAAGTTATTCTGGGTTTTATAAATGAAGACCCACGTTATCCGATAATACTGGGAAGTGTTTATAGCAGTACCAGCATAAAACCTTTTGCAGGTTTAGATCCAAATCAGAAAAACTCAATAAAAGCCATTGTTTCCAAATCAGGAATTTCAGTGCAATTTGATGATGAAAATAAAGTATGGACTGTTGCTACACCCAATAAAAATACCATCATCATAAGCGATAAAGACAAGAAAATTACGATTCAGGACGAAAACAACAACAGTATTATAATGTCTAGCAGCGGTATTGATTTATCAAGTCAGAAAGATATCAATATCTCAGCAAATCAAAACGTAACCATCAAAGGAAATCAAGGTGTCAATATACAGTCAAGTGGCGGAGACGTTGCTTTGAAAGGCTTAAACATCAAAGAAAATGCCGATATGCAATACACCGCTCAAGGCGGACAAATTGCGCAAGTATCTGGAGGAATGCAATTGACATTGAAAGGTGCGATGGTTATGATTAATTAACTGATTTGTTGTTAATGGTTAATGGTTGATGGTTGATGGTTCATCTCCTATTATGGCTAAAAAAAGCTATGAACCAAAAACAACAAACGACAAACTATAAACTATAAACTATAAACTATAAACAAAAAAAACTATGCCACCAGCAGCAAGACTTACAGATTTTCATCAGTGTCCAATGGTTACTCCGGGAGTACCGCCAGTTCCGCACGTGGGTGGACCTATTGTGGGACCAGGAGCGCCAACTGTTTTAATAGCAGGATTACCAGCAGCCAAAGTTGGCGATACGTTGGTTTGTGTAGGACCACCAGATTCTATTATAAAAGGATCTGCAACGGTTATGATCTGCGGTATGCCAGCCGCAAGAATGGGAGATACAACCGCTCACGGAGGCTCAATTATGCTCGGAGCATTTAATGTGATGATCGGTGGATAATACAGCACATAATGAAACTGCCTTTTTAGGTTCAGGATGGGCATTTCCGGTGTCTTTCTCTGCAGATAATTATATGCTGAATTTGTCTGCCAATGAAACCAATATTAACGAATCAATCAATGTTATTCTGAACACTCGCAAAGGTGAACGCACTCTTGAATCTGAATTTGGTTCAGGAATACAGCAGTTTATGTTTAGAAAAATAGATAGTACGCTCAAAGGCGAAATTATCGAAGCTATCAAGTTTGCCTTATTGCGTTACGAACCAAGAATATTGGTGCAGGATGTAAAAGTAGCATCGACTGATATTACAAACGGAAAAATAGAAATATTGATTAGTTACATCTATTCCAAAACCAATACAAGACACAACTATGTGTTCCCATTTTATGTAAAAGAAGGAACAAACTTAGATAAGAAAAAATGATTTTAATTGATCAAAATAGCGCCATAAATTCTCTTAACGAAGCACTCGTTCCCAATCCGTATTTAGTAGACGGAAGAACCGAGCAAGACTGGCTGTACTTTTTGGCAGAATTTAGCAAATTGATCAATTTCTATAATGACAGCAATACCATTCATGGCAACTGGAGTCCGTTTTTGCTAAAAGATCCCGTTTTCCTGATGGCTTCGATTTCAAAAACAAATTACAAAAAACTGCATACTGATTATAAAAACAGCTGTACCGAAATTCAAAGATTAGTCCAAAAGGTAAACGGCGGCATTCCGCATTCAAATGCTTTAAACAGTCTCTTTGACCGCATTACAGCCATCTATAAAATTATAGAGCGCTGGACACATTATATGCTAAGAAATAGCGAAATCTATGATCTTAAGACTTACATTTTACAAGAGGTAAAAACAAAATTAAGTGTTGATTTTTGGGCGATTCAATCTTTTAGAGAATATTTATGTAAATTATCTGTTGATGGTTTGTCTATTGCCTCAGCGCCTTTGCAAGATTTTAATTCTTTTGACAAAAGCATTTGGTTCATCAATAAAGATAAAACTCCTTTTTGGCAAGTTTTCGGGTTTGA from Flavobacterium sp. KACC 22763 includes these protein-coding regions:
- a CDS encoding phage tail protein, giving the protein MAVSNDYPVSFYFTLSFAGVDAAFKEVSGISKELSVEEIVCGGENRFKYRLPTISNGQNLVLKRAMVPAGSQLVNWCANCIDQGLSNPIQPKNVILKLLNASGVVCMQWTFNNAYPVKYSVSDLNSQESNIAIESIELAYTYFDISKDTKFNKLFT
- a CDS encoding DUF5908 family protein, coding for MPIEIRELIIKTEIVTTNAKNSALTKERELSILRKQLLEECKRLIAEKNQENSYKR
- a CDS encoding CIS tube protein — translated: MASLELMKITGYTDEEFQNKFSGSPYAFMINPDNIKIQKSIEYNEQQAPATSSASQKYKSTPSDKLSFEMVIDCTGIVDAKRTDMAKEITALETIIYTYNGKIHRPNFVKVQWGQNITFNGVLDSIDISYTLFKPDGSPLRAKISLSFSRYISPKTVTRTDAPESPDLTHIVSVSEGMSLPQLCQKVWNDDSYYIQVADYNKLNKFRNLNGIDKLIFPPINPSN
- the vgrG gene encoding type VI secretion system tip protein VgrG, whose translation is MSASTEIKSGGIATFVVKVDGSPIADELSVLSVHIEKKVNRIASAKITILDGEPNTGQFDASSSSTFVPGAAVSIEAGYDSNNTVIFSGIIMSQTIRIDNLVGSALEVECRDNAIKMIVGRKSLTYSKQKDSDIMSSLIGNYSGLSADVTATSTTWPEQVQYYVTDWDYLLALAEANGLIVTTLNGKISVFPPDKTTSSVLTVTYGDTLLEFNAKLSAVTQLGNAAANSWDFKTQAVVTGNAAPNVSGAGNLTTKKLSEVIGLSTYQLQTSAPLETADLTNWSKAQIIKSEYSKIMGEASFQGTNLIDPGKYMTFAGVGDRFNGDYLIAGVVHDLSQGNWVSEVSLGLSPLWFTEEPDVMAPPASGLVPGAKGLFNATVKQMYEDPDSQYRVLVDVPLLDPKGEGIWARLTNFYSTSGAGAFFMPEVGDEVILGFINEDPRYPIILGSVYSSTSIKPFAGLDPNQKNSIKAIVSKSGISVQFDDENKVWTVATPNKNTIIISDKDKKITIQDENNNSIIMSSSGIDLSSQKDINISANQNVTIKGNQGVNIQSSGGDVALKGLNIKENADMQYTAQGGQIAQVSGGMQLTLKGAMVMIN
- a CDS encoding PAAR domain-containing protein; this translates as MPPAARLTDFHQCPMVTPGVPPVPHVGGPIVGPGAPTVLIAGLPAAKVGDTLVCVGPPDSIIKGSATVMICGMPAARMGDTTAHGGSIMLGAFNVMIGG
- a CDS encoding GPW/gp25 family protein, with amino-acid sequence MDNTAHNETAFLGSGWAFPVSFSADNYMLNLSANETNINESINVILNTRKGERTLESEFGSGIQQFMFRKIDSTLKGEIIEAIKFALLRYEPRILVQDVKVASTDITNGKIEILISYIYSKTNTRHNYVFPFYVKEGTNLDKKK